The Malus domestica chromosome 17, GDT2T_hap1 genome contains the following window.
ACTATGGTTGGCTTTTGCTTAATTATCTCCATCAACTTGTATCCAGCTGATTTACCTTTGCTAAAGGCCCCAAGGTTCGAAAATGACTGACCCAAGCTTCTGTAACGTTCAAGTGATCATATTAACATCAAGAAGCTTATTGGCCTGAAAAGGATAATATAAGAGAAATGAAAGTTCTTGGCTTAGAATCTTACATGCCACCAACAATGGCTGAGAAAATGGCAGTGAACGCTTTCCCTCCATCAGTCTGCCCATTTCGGATAAACACACCAGCGTACCAGTAAACAAGTGCCCATGACATACAAGCAATGCCGTAGGTGCACCCTAGGCCAAGACCTTTGGCCATTCCGGCCTTGTAACCAAGCTGCAAAGTGTTCTGTATGGCATCCGAATACGAATTGAGGGCCTTGCTTTCACCAACATAGGAATAAACTGTCCGAACTTGCGCAATGGCCTAGGCGCACAGAAAACCTTACAAAATTAGGCCACGAAAACAAATATCATACTATAAAATCATTGTAATCACACCAAATGTTGATTGATCGAACCCTATTTTCGAAACCATATAATCACCATGAACGAAAATTTACTTAAGAAAAACAGTTACACATTTGTCTTAAGTTGTAAAACTTCACCTGATCAGCCACTATCCCTGCATTTGCATACGACTGGCGACTCTTGGACGTGAGGCCGGTGAGTGTATAGGCATATAAGCCGCCGGCAAAAACTATTCCGGGAATCACGGCAATACTCAGCAGCGCCAGCCTCCATGCTGATACAAACCCTACCACCAGGCCTGCCAGAAATGTAGATAGATAGTGTATGAAGTTCCCCAcctaaatcaaaacaaacaaaccaaaataccataaattaaacaaaataataaaacatcaTAGAATTAACTTAACATCCACCTACTGGATATGACCTTTCAACATCAAACATTTAAGGACAAATCAAAATCGCCAAAAAATGTGAGGAATAATCATAGGGGCATCACCACGCACGTTAAGCCAGTCCTTGCTAACGTGCGCAGGGATTAGGTAGTGGGCCCCGCATTGATGCATGCCCAAATATCCGTGTATCCAGAACATGGACAAATATAtcatatgtcattatacaagCGAATAGACATTTCAAAAACATCTTCACCGTTTGTATAATAACGTATGGTTTCCTGTCCCGTGTTCcggacaaattgaaaaaaatctcTAGATAAGCCccatttacaaatttaatactCCCAATGCCCAAAGACTAGATTTTGCTCCATATGGGAGAtgattttcttctacaaaacgaTATTTATTTCCGTCTCTCGATTCTCTTTTGATTTAATCAAGCAAAAAAGGCCGAAAATAAACAAACGTGTACATAAAAAATAATGCGCGGAAATCACTTCTCGACGATTAGAtgagaaggaaaagaagaaatgcTTAGGGAGATTCTAAAAGGGAGCAAAATGTAAATTGGCAAAGATGGAAACCTTCTCGCTGATGGCATCTTGGACCAGAAGAGTGTCCGTCGAGATACTGAAGACAATGTCCCCAGTTCTGGCGTCCGTGTCGAAGAAGCCGACGTCCTGTTTCAGCACCGCCTCCAGATACTTCTTCCTCAGCGTGCTCACCTGCCTCTCGCCGGTGTACATCCAGCATGCAATTTCTGCAAATAAAAGTCACATAAATTAATCGCCTTTAACCTCATTAATCAACGGATTAagttattaattaatgaaaaattaagGGAGGGAACAGTGATGCACGAGTCACGTGGGACTGGATTGGACTGGACTAAAGTATCTCGAGGACTAAAAAATGACGACCCGAAGATAACAAAGCTACCCGCTTTGAACGTCTACAGTACGCAGCActacttttattttacaaagaAGTTTCTACGACTCGAACCAGTTAgatcataaaaaaataacatttccGTTGCAGCgagagataaaaaataaaaaaatagaaaggttGGATTTTGAAGGTTTTACCTGCGTAGGATGTTACGCATACTATGAGACCGAGATACACAAAGTACAAAGCGTACTGCAATCAACAGCAGAAAATCAGATCTGGGATCTGAGAAATCGCGAAGAAATCTCGAGAAGGGAAATGATTTCCGCATACTCATTTTCTACTGTGCACGTccatatgtttatttatttctcGCATTTGAGACGGAAATAAACAGAGGTGTGCAGAAGAGAAAGTTAGGTGTGcggaaatcattttctttataaaaataCGAGAAATGAACAAATGGGCTGCGAACCTTTGCTACTTCGGCGGTCATTTTCTGCAAATTCATTTGGTTTTCTCCGAACCCGTTAACCATTTCGCCGAACATGAGGAAGAACAGCGGCATGGAGGAGCCGTGCACGACGGCGCCCAAGCTTCCGAAGATCATGAGCATCCAATCGTACTTGTCTGCAAAGGAGAAGAGCTGGAAAAACGGCAGGCTctgctccttcttcttctccgcctCCGGCAATGTCTTCGCCTCCGCCGCTGTCTCCGCCATTGCAGCAGCTCACCTTGTTAGGATAAAAAAGGCAGAGCAGAACGaacccaacaaaaaaaagaaacaagctTTAGAGCGTGAGATCTAAAGAACCCATCTTttactcttcctctctctttcgtTCCAAGAACTGTCAATGTCGATTTGTTCTGGGTAATCAGCCCaacacacagagagagagagagagaggttggaCGAGTAGTCAAAGGAGGAAGGTGGGAGAGATTGAGGGATGGAGAGAGAGGGGTGTGGGTGGTGGAGTTATATAGTATTTAGTATACAGAGGCAAAGGTGGGAGCTCTAACTGCGGTAGTGAAGTTACTGCAACCGATGGGGGGATCcaggttaaagttgaggaatcTGGTTAACAGTGTCACACTGTGTGTCCTGCTCTGCTCTCTGCTGCGCTTGGTAATTGTGGCTCTGCCTCGGTTCTCGTTCTTTGATATATTTTTCGCTTTTTTTCATATCTTTAACCTCAAAATAAAGTTTCAAAAGAAAATGGGAAACATGATAAACATGAGTTGGTTCAATCCATGAACAGAAGAAACCAAATGAAAGGATAGATAAACTGTCATTAGAACAGGAATTTCATGTGCAAGACGTCTGTTATTTAATCAAACGACAAATTTTAATACAGAATCTATAGAATGGAAATGGGTGTTTTATATATAGGGTTTTGATAGTAGGGACGATATGTTCatatgttttattaaagaacgAACGGTCGGTTTCATAattaaattcatgaatttttctttgttCTAATATGCATTGAGGAAATTGTAGAAATTGTCCCTCAATTTTGACTAAATTTGAGCAATGGTCCTTACACTATTAAATTCATGATCATTGGTcctttaactcatcaaaacgtgcatatatggtcattttcatcaactccATCTGAACTTCTTTCAAAATGAGTTACGTGCTGCACACAGAGGGCAGAAATAAGGGGCAAatatcaaaaacaaaataagaaaattgtagcaataatccctcaattttaattcaattagagcaatggttCTTCAACTTTGACCCAATTTGAGAAATGATCTATCAACTTTAatctaattgtagcaatgtcCTTCCACCATGACCTATTTTGATGGAAGTtcaaacaaaattaacaaaaatgatcatagttgcatgttttgataagttaagagaccaataatcacaaatttttagttgagagaccaataCTTAAATTGAGTTTAAAACTAAGAAACCGTTGCTACAATGTTCTCAATACACATTACCACATTCTCATAATCTCGCTTAGGCATTTCTACCAATACCTTGATATTCTATAGATTTTGATAGATTTTGGATGGAAGGAAatactttttgttttctctctctatgtttgtgaattgaaaaatgaaaaatacattgTAGGATCATAAATAAATTTATACCATATTCGTGGAAGCACCCCTTTCGACTGACATTGCATGTGTTCATTAGCCGTCCTTTTCCATGCTTTAGAAGTCCCaaacaagattttttttttttttttcccttaccTAAGTGATATGTCCCAtaccccttttttcttttttacaaacaatatgataatttaaattaaattatggaAAGGAAAATTTTAATACAGGAAATTGAGTGCAAAAGCGAATGTTTTTAACCAATTGAATTACAAGTCACTTGCAGTTGACACGATTTTTTGGGTTGCTATAATTTGTTTAGGAAAGACTAATTAACTTGACAAATATGATCTTTCAATCCATTGTATTGGATGAGTAACACACCCCATCAAATAAGCCAAGGACTTTACATCAAAATCTTACACGTTTAGAAGGAAATCCTCACGTCGAACATGCCCTTGAAACGCATCACTAGGTGGATAAAGATTTTCCAGTCACGTAATATATCACCTCAGTTTCTATTTTTCTCGTTAATCACGTGAAGAGATAGATAGAAACTGAACTGAATAACACTGTGACAGACACGTTTTTTTCCGCATTAGGCGACCCCTTACAACAAAGCAATATGCCCCTAATGTTGTTTTCTATGTTATAGTGCATAAAGTATCAAGATAAAAGGTTACATTTACAAAGCAATACATGGACCCATTTCCTTGTGCACTCCATTTATCATGCATTTTGTCCTTGGAAATCATGATTAAGTTGAGTGGtcttaaaatttgaaaaggtTAATATCTTTTGTCTGGTGGAGTGAGGTACAAATACAAATCGATAGTTGCCATGTAAGGAGTAGGTGAGTTGGCAAATCAAAAACTCCAACAAAGTGATCAAATTGTGTGAAACTTTAGCTTCCATTAActatcatcatcttcttcttaatCATATCTCCATTGTCCATTAGCCCAATTAGAATCATATGTTGTATCAAATGTCACATTTTTGTTGTTAATGTAAGCTACATTTGATATAATATTAAGGGCTAGTTTGGGGtttctaatttatatttttttcaaaattactTATGTTGTGCTGCTAGAATAAACTGTGAAAAaacaagtgtttggtaaactatagTATTAAAAGTGCTATTAGCAAAAAAAGATAGAGGTAGGATTGTCAATatgaaagtttcattaattGGTATTGTTCATCTTcctttaattataaataaataaataacgtTTTTTTTTAGAAGCAAGTGTagagttgattttttttttttttttgctattttgGATCCatgattttaataaataaaaaagcactttatttatttatttactaatCACAATGAAGGCTCCAACTTTTTTAAGAAgctacttttaaaaaaaaattaaccaattaaCCAAAATTATGGACACAATTTGGGCTCAGACAAACATTTTCTTTATGGGAGGAAGGGTTTGTATTTGGGCCAACACAATATGGGCTCAAGCAGTTGGCCAACCCAAAAAAAGGGCTCAACCAAAAAGCGCAATTTTTATTTATCTcctaaaaatccgaaaaaaactATCAGAGTACATACTTACTTCTTTTCTAAGCATAATGTGTGTGATAAGAAGAAATGAGGCATACATTTGACGTATGAAAGTTGTTTTCATAAATTTACAACTAATTGTAAATGCGGGTTATGTCGATTGATTAGATTGTATAGATAAAAGTACAAGCCCATGTAAATTAGAACTTATAGTTTCGATTTCtttgaaagaataaaaaaaaaaccaccattAATTACTAGTTGGATTGATTTCTCAAAGTTCCAAACTGAAAACTAGGAACAAGAACTTGACAAACAAGTGATGACAAATTgcaattcaaaaattgaaaaatattcaacCTTAATCATATTATAATTGATAAGAAATCACAAAGAAAGAATTGAAAAGTTACAACTAACCTAGCATCATCTTCTTGGAAAGATGTTAGCAAAGCTTTTGATACTAACAAATGATGGAACACATGTTGTCGCATATCTAATATCAAACTTTCTCCATAACCTTGATATTATTTAGGACCAAACAAATTCTTCACGTTAACAAATTCATATGGTTTGTCGTCTTTCAAAAAATCTAACTCGCAAGAGAACTAACTGCTTAATTGTAAGTAACCAACCAGTATTCGACtaagtttaaaaaatttgatcaaaataGTCATTTCATTTGACAGACAAGTGGTGTAATTTGTTGACCTACTCCCAATGGGTCTGAAAACTTTGCCTAATATGTTGGAAGAAGCTATGTAAAAGTAAAGACATAGCCCCAAGTGTTTTAAAGCCCTATAAGTTGGAGTGGCTTCAGTGGCAATGTATGTCCTTTTGGGGACACTACTATGTTTTGGTGAGCTACTCCTGTCCTAGTTGATGTTTTGCTAACACTAAAGCATGTGATATGCTTCTCAAATTAGGGTTTAATTTAGTTGGATCTTGTTTGGAAGTATTTTTATAATTGCTGAAAGCgattttagtgaaaatatttttgaagtcAATTcctagtaaaaatgcaaataaatcctgaaaaaaaacacttaaaaaatcACATAACTGATGTTTTTTGCAGAAAACATTTCAAGTACTTCTgaaatccaaaaacattttttctaaaaacgttttctatcattttaaaaatagttcTAAAGGAGCCCTTATGAATCTATACTcctaattaaacatttaaacattgttaaacattttttttgaagttttaattATCAGCCAGCATGCAAAAGTAGGGAAAgaggatcccttcctcctaatccatcaaGTTCGAGGATAcagaccgttgaaatttgatcaaacgactaCAAACAAGGgaccactttaaaagttataatagttttaaccgtttgatcaaatttcaacggttcaGATTCTCAAATTTAATGGGCTAGGAGAAAAGGATTGAGAGATAACCATTTATCCGAAAGTAGAAGCCGCTTGGAACAGAGAaagaattaaattaaattaaattaaattaggacCACAATCTGGAGACAAAGAGTCTATAATCTTATATGTTTGCTTTGCCTGGACCACATTTTTGGAGTCTGTGCTCATTCGGCTGCACAGAAATtacttaaaaataattaaagtaCTTGATTTGATTAAAAATAACTAAagtattttatttgatttttcaattaattaaaaaatgggtTCAATTTGTATGAGCCAGTGAATTGTTATTTGAAGACAGCTTTATGTTCAAAATTCATGATCAATGTCAAACGAATACCGGAAAATCATGGGAAAAGAGGTGAAAACTCATCTGCACCACACCACACTTCGGGGACCCCCAAATTGTCACAATCTCAGTTATTCTGTctaataactttttatttttcctactttacaaaagaaaatttcttGAATCCGGCAGTAGAACCACGTCAATCAATCCTACGTACCTTGCATCCTTTTGAGTGGTAGGGCAAGAAACTCGAGCTTTTTGGTACGTTGGTTGGGATAGGTTGTGATCAATCAAACTAGATTTGCATTTAGTCTGTTATTTGTTGTGTCAAAACGTTAGATAAACATAACTGGACATGATAAGTTATGAATCCACAATATAGTGAATTATTTAACCTATCCATATGCACAGGTTATAAGTACATCATAACCAATCATTGCCAATCCAATTCTATTCTAAGATCGAATCTCATTCAGCCTTCCAAACGACACTTAAAGTCATGGGAGATACATAGGGCAATAGACATACCAAAACCATGTCAGTCATCCACACATACCTCGTCACAAAGAGATGTATATGATCACGCCCAACCCTCCTCCATTGAATATATCGCCCTATACGGGGATGTTGCACACAAGATTTTCTCGAATGTGTAAACTTATTAATGCAACTATCACAAGTTTTAGTAACTCATGAGACTATAGTCCAAACGCTATTCGTATTTTGAAGTTTTTGAGCCTAATCTCTGCTTCATAAAAACGTAGGTATTTAGTTCGTATCTCGCGAATTACAATTCGGTTGCAGCCTCGTTCCTTCCGATATACCTTTTTGTGTTCGGAAAGATGCAATGACACAGCTGCTAAAAGAAACACAAGCATGGGCTCTCAAAGTTGCAAACTTTCTGTAAAGTTTGCGAGCATGTTTTATGCCCCAGGATGTCTGTAAAGCTGATACAAAACTGTTTAGAAGTAAACATTGCATGTGTATTAAATAGGCCCCAAATGGACCCAACAGCAGAAAAATAAGATGTCACAATTGGAAATTGGAATCTAACAACTTTTTCACAAAGTGTTAATCATGATTAGTTGTGAGAacggagaaatttttcagtgtgctcGAAACACGGAACGGTACGtcacatgtcattatacaatTGAATGGTTAGTTGGCCGCAAAGTAAGAACATGATGAGCTTTGGGAGGGATTTACATTtagaaaatcaaattttcatcttcTTAAAATGATGGTCATGATCAGTCTTGGTTAGAATGTGTGGACTTTAAACCAAATTAGCAAATGTGAAATGGGTAATAGGTATATTATTTACTAGACTTTCTAAACCAACATGGTATTAAGGATACATCTGTTTCTCATATTCTACATTTTCGAGTAACTTTGAAGTTAGTGTGTAGTACCAAGAAAAGAAGGCAAACCCAATAACAAAAATCAACCGTGCAATTCATAGAATGACTAATTCAAGTAGTGTCTTGAGAATGTTATTTTTGGAGTCGAGTGAGAATCAAACTTGAGCGACTgttattttatcattttcaaATTACCAATTAGAGATTCGACTTAACCCAATCATTAGTGTCATCGATCACACAAACTTTTAGACGGCGATATTTTATTGTAAACTACTATAATTTAGGCACAAATAGGGGATTCGAGCTTAGATTCAAGGGTGCGGGCACACGACCAGGACTAAACAGTCCAAAGCCCAAATGCCCGAGGCTTGATAGGTCCATTTGTAAACTGGGCTAACTGAAACTTGTACAAAGGCGAGCCCAGTCCAATAAAACTAGGGTAAGTCGGTTCTCGCTCTTTCACAATTCAAATTTCTAATCTAACGGTCACATACAGCTGGGACCCACCAAACCTCTgctttttgaaaatttgaacccACTCGATTTCTTGGCTTCAATACCGTTATAAATTCCCAAATCTCATCCTTCGCACAAATTCAAATCctcaaatttcaagtttcctctctttctctgcgCATCTTGCTCTCTCTTCTCacgaaaacaaaacccaaaagagaaaaatgagagagtgCATCTCCATCCATATCGGCCAGGCCGGAATCCAAGTCGGAAACGCCTGCTGGGAGCTATACTGCCTCGAACACGGCATCCAGGTCTGTTGTTTTCGATTTCTTCCCCGATTTCGGTACCGGGTTTTGTTTATCTCTCTGTCGTAAATgtaatttgggatttttgtttttaatttttttttttttttttttttttgcagcctGATGGCCAGATGCCGAGTGACAAGACCGTCGGTGGCGGAGACGACGCTTTCAACACCTTCTTCAGCGAAACCGGAGCCGGAAAGCACGTCCCCCGTGCCGTGTTTTTGGACCTTGAGCCTACCGTTATCGATGAGGTCAGGACCGGCACTTACCGCCAGCTGTTCCACCCGGAGCAGCTCATCAGCGGCAAAGAAGACGCCGCCAATAACTTCGCCAGAGGCCACTACACAAGTAAGAAACTCTCTCACAACCCCAATTTCGAATTTCCGATTTCAAAATGCTAAATAATTCCGTTGATTCTCGTTTGATttattgggagcagcctctccataaatggggtaaggctagccgacattcacctctcccagatcctgcgtaaagcgggagccttgtgcactgggtacgacctattCTCGTTTGATTTATTGTGTTCGTGTTCCGACAGTTGGGAAGGAGATTGTTGATCTCTGCCTTGATCGAATCCGAAAGCTTGCGGATAACTGTACCGGGCTTCAAGGGTTTCTGGTGTTCCACGCCGTTGGAGGTGGAACCGGCTCTGGCCTCGGATCTCTGCTCTTGGAAAGGCTCTCTGTCGATTACGGAAAGAAATCGAAACTCGGGTTCACAGTCTACCCGTCTCCTCAGGTCTCAACCTCCGTCGTTGAACCATACAACAGCGTGCTTTCCACTCACTCCCTCTTGGAGCACACCGATGTGTCGGTTCTCCTCGACAACGAAGCCATCTACGACATCTGCCGCAGGTCTCTCGACATTGAAAGACCCACTTACACCAACCTCAATAGGCTGATTTCTCAGGTAAAACTGATTGAAGCTTTCATTGCACCGAAGGTGTTTGATAATTTGCCCGTGTGAACTTATAGCATTTGATAATTTACTCTTGTGCAGTCGAAGTGTTTGATAGTTGGTTTCCTGTGCGTTTCTTGCTAATGTGGATGGGCAATTGTGTTTTCTGTGCAGGTTATTTCCTCACTCACTGCTTCTCTGCGTTTCGACGGCGCACTCAATGTGGACGTGACGGAGTTCCAGACCAATTTGGTCCCCTACCCAAGAATCCACTTCATGCTTTCGTCATACGCACCTGTGATCTCCGCAGAAAAGGCCTACCACGAGCAACTCTCTGTTGCAGAGATCACCAACAGCGCCTTTGAGCCGGCGTCTATGATGGCGAAATGCGACCCAAGGCTCGGAAAATACATGGCCTGCTGTTTGATGTACAGGGGAGATGTGGTTCCGAAAGATGTCAATGCGGCCGTGGCCGCAATCAAGACTAAAAGGACCATTCAGTTTGTGGAC
Protein-coding sequences here:
- the LOC103404433 gene encoding tubulin alpha-2 chain-like is translated as MRECISIHIGQAGIQVGNACWELYCLEHGIQPDGQMPSDKTVGGGDDAFNTFFSETGAGKHVPRAVFLDLEPTVIDEVRTGTYRQLFHPEQLISGKEDAANNFARGHYTIGKEIVDLCLDRIRKLADNCTGLQGFLVFHAVGGGTGSGLGSLLLERLSVDYGKKSKLGFTVYPSPQVSTSVVEPYNSVLSTHSLLEHTDVSVLLDNEAIYDICRRSLDIERPTYTNLNRLISQVISSLTASLRFDGALNVDVTEFQTNLVPYPRIHFMLSSYAPVISAEKAYHEQLSVAEITNSAFEPASMMAKCDPRLGKYMACCLMYRGDVVPKDVNAAVAAIKTKRTIQFVDWCPTGFKCGINYQPPTVVPGGDLAKVQRAVCMISNSTSVAEVFSRIDHKFDLMYAKRAFVHWYVGEGMEEGEFSEAREDLAALEKDYEEVGLESAEGDDGEDDEY